In Amycolatopsis methanolica 239, a single genomic region encodes these proteins:
- a CDS encoding YciI family protein → MYIVLIDYTAPVEEVDYHLADHAKWLDRHFRSGEFLTAGRRTPHSGCVIITRPMPRVKLEAILASDPFRLHRLARHEIVEFGATRTAPELRLVNEALAV, encoded by the coding sequence ATGTACATCGTGCTGATCGACTACACGGCCCCGGTGGAGGAAGTCGACTACCACCTGGCCGACCACGCGAAATGGCTGGACCGGCACTTCCGGTCGGGCGAGTTCCTGACGGCCGGGCGGCGCACGCCGCATTCCGGTTGCGTCATCATCACGCGGCCGATGCCGCGGGTGAAACTCGAGGCGATTCTGGCCTCCGACCCGTTCCGCCTGCACCGGCTCGCGCGGCACGAAATCGTCGAATTCGGCGCCACCCGCACCGCGCCGGAACTCCGGTTGGTGAACGAGGCGCTCGCCGTCTAG
- the trpS gene encoding tryptophan--tRNA ligase — MRISGITPSGHTHLGNHLGAIQRWATDGGPDDLYFVSDLHAMTTTHNPGKLRGRTSEMLAILVAAGIPAERVFVQSDLSRELGALTWILECTCSYGEAARMIQFKEKGSGQPGVRLSLLTYPVLMAADILLQGAAEVPVGEDQNQHVELARALARRFNGTYGEVFTVPRPVLPPTGARVRDLSDPARKMSKSARDAAGVVFVLDEPDLIRRKVRRAVTDGFTGVEYAPEERPGVANLLEILAGCRGERPADVAAEFSSYGALKEAVAEAVVETLRPIRERTLELLADPAELARIRKEGASRAAERGEHRLTSAMRLIGAGM, encoded by the coding sequence ATGCGAATTTCCGGGATCACCCCGTCCGGCCACACCCACCTCGGCAACCACCTGGGCGCGATCCAGCGCTGGGCGACCGACGGCGGGCCGGACGACCTGTACTTCGTGTCCGACCTGCACGCCATGACGACCACGCACAACCCGGGCAAGCTGCGCGGCCGGACCAGCGAGATGCTCGCCATCCTGGTGGCGGCCGGAATCCCGGCCGAGCGTGTGTTCGTGCAGTCGGACCTGTCCCGCGAACTGGGCGCGCTGACCTGGATCCTGGAGTGCACGTGCAGCTATGGCGAGGCCGCGCGGATGATCCAGTTCAAGGAGAAGGGCAGCGGCCAGCCCGGGGTGCGGCTGAGCCTGCTCACCTACCCGGTGCTGATGGCCGCCGACATCCTGCTGCAGGGCGCGGCGGAAGTGCCGGTCGGTGAGGACCAGAACCAGCACGTGGAGCTGGCGCGGGCGCTGGCCAGGCGGTTCAACGGCACCTACGGCGAGGTGTTCACGGTGCCGCGGCCGGTGCTGCCGCCGACGGGCGCGCGGGTGCGGGACCTGAGCGACCCGGCGCGGAAGATGTCGAAGTCCGCGCGGGACGCGGCCGGGGTGGTGTTCGTGCTGGACGAGCCGGACCTGATCCGCCGCAAGGTGCGGCGCGCGGTCACCGACGGGTTCACCGGCGTCGAGTACGCGCCGGAAGAGCGTCCCGGGGTCGCGAACCTGCTGGAGATCCTGGCCGGCTGCCGGGGCGAGCGGCCTGCGGACGTGGCGGCGGAGTTCTCGTCCTACGGGGCGCTGAAGGAGGCCGTGGCGGAGGCGGTGGTTGAGACGCTGCGCCCGATCCGGGAGCGGACGCTGGAGCTGCTGGCGGACCCGGCGGAGCTGGCGCGGATCCGCAAGGAGGGCGCGAGCCGGGCCGCCGAACGCGGCGAGCACCGCCTGACCTCGGCGATGCGGCTCATCGGCGCGGGCATGTGA
- a CDS encoding DUF664 domain-containing protein, with translation MPSGTNLIGLVKHLTHVERHWLLGPTGR, from the coding sequence GTGCCGTCCGGGACGAACCTGATCGGCCTCGTCAAGCACCTCACCCACGTCGAACGCCACTGGCTGCTCGGGCCCACGGGACGCTGA
- a CDS encoding (deoxy)nucleoside triphosphate pyrophosphohydrolase produces MKVIVGAAIVRGRSLLAQQRAYPREVAGLWELPGGRVEPGESEVDALRRECREELGVDVVVGSRVGPDVPLRAGLVLRVFAASLTDERARPEALDHKALRWLDADGLDGVEWLPADLELLPDLRRLLA; encoded by the coding sequence GTGAAGGTGATCGTGGGAGCGGCCATCGTGCGGGGCCGGTCCCTGCTCGCCCAGCAGCGCGCGTACCCGCGCGAGGTGGCCGGGCTGTGGGAACTGCCCGGCGGCCGCGTCGAACCCGGCGAGTCCGAAGTGGACGCCTTGCGGCGGGAGTGCCGCGAGGAGCTGGGGGTGGACGTCGTGGTCGGCTCGCGCGTCGGCCCGGACGTGCCGCTGCGGGCCGGGCTGGTGCTGCGGGTGTTCGCCGCCTCGCTGACCGACGAGCGCGCCCGGCCGGAGGCGCTGGACCACAAGGCGTTGCGCTGGCTCGACGCGGACGGCCTGGACGGCGTCGAGTGGCTGCCCGCGGACCTGGAACTGCTCCCGGACCTACGGCGGTTGCTGGCCTGA
- a CDS encoding sensor histidine kinase has protein sequence MQFRITAPAAAVTLAFLLGLAIVAGRGLGPLRDSSVDTELSEALVPAAAAVSAGQLPAPSDGVILRVLDTAGAPVDGGPAAPLGPGDVRALKAGQSVTVDRMRWLGSVVTAPDGQLRLVAAGTGLVGQRAAVQKAATWLLWAAGIGAVLAAIATWLVVRFALRRVSRLRRTVRALPPGQRVPLPEADDELRALAADFNALLARQEEAAQRLRRFTGDAAHELRSPVASIRVQAEVAVANPDPELARETLADVLAEAERLSALLDGLLTLARSDAGELSPAEAVELLTEARAAADRLPPGSPAVRVTGVVGQAWAHAAHSEVELVLNNLLRNACRYASSQIVVSVLPGHSTVRLVVDDDGPGIPPEHRDRVFDRFYRVGADRARTSGGTGLGLAMVAEAVRRRGGRVSVGESPEGGARFQIVWRSAGNVSTS, from the coding sequence ATGCAGTTCCGGATCACGGCGCCGGCCGCCGCGGTCACGCTGGCGTTCCTGCTCGGCCTCGCCATCGTGGCGGGGCGTGGCCTCGGTCCGCTGCGGGACTCCTCCGTCGACACCGAGCTGTCCGAGGCGCTCGTTCCCGCCGCCGCGGCCGTGTCCGCGGGGCAACTGCCGGCGCCGTCGGACGGCGTCATCCTGCGCGTGCTCGACACCGCGGGCGCGCCGGTCGACGGGGGCCCGGCCGCCCCGCTCGGGCCGGGTGACGTGCGTGCGCTCAAGGCGGGGCAGTCGGTGACCGTGGACCGGATGCGGTGGCTGGGCTCGGTGGTGACCGCGCCGGACGGCCAGCTGCGGCTGGTCGCGGCCGGGACCGGGCTGGTGGGCCAGCGCGCGGCCGTGCAGAAGGCGGCGACCTGGTTGCTGTGGGCGGCCGGGATCGGCGCGGTGCTCGCCGCGATCGCGACCTGGCTCGTGGTGCGGTTCGCGTTGCGGCGGGTGAGCCGCCTGCGCCGCACGGTCCGCGCGCTGCCGCCGGGGCAGCGGGTGCCGCTGCCCGAGGCCGACGACGAGCTGCGAGCACTGGCGGCGGACTTCAACGCGTTGCTCGCGCGCCAGGAGGAGGCGGCGCAGCGGCTGCGGCGGTTCACCGGCGACGCCGCGCACGAGCTGCGCTCGCCGGTCGCGTCGATCCGCGTGCAGGCCGAGGTCGCCGTCGCGAACCCCGATCCCGAGCTGGCGCGGGAGACGCTGGCCGACGTCCTCGCCGAGGCCGAGCGGTTGTCCGCGCTGCTGGACGGGCTGCTGACGCTGGCCCGGTCGGACGCCGGGGAGCTGTCGCCCGCCGAAGCGGTCGAACTGCTCACCGAGGCGCGCGCGGCCGCGGACCGGCTGCCGCCCGGGTCGCCCGCCGTGCGCGTGACCGGGGTGGTCGGGCAGGCGTGGGCGCACGCCGCGCACTCCGAGGTGGAGCTGGTGCTGAACAACCTGCTGCGCAACGCCTGCCGGTACGCGTCGTCGCAGATTGTGGTGTCGGTGCTGCCCGGGCATTCCACGGTGCGGCTGGTCGTGGACGACGACGGGCCGGGCATCCCGCCCGAGCACCGCGACCGCGTGTTCGACCGGTTCTACCGGGTGGGCGCCGACCGGGCCCGCACTTCCGGCGGCACCGGGCTGGGGCTGGCGATGGTCGCCGAAGCGGTGCGGCGGCGCGGCGGGCGGGTGTCCGTCGGCGAGTCGCCCGAGGGCGGTGCCCGCTTCCAGATCGTCTGGCGATCGGCCGGTAACGTCTCCACCTCGTGA
- a CDS encoding response regulator transcription factor has protein sequence MNPRILVVDDEPGVRKALHRGLRAEGMDVVTATDGPSGLRLAQTGSFDVLLLDIMLPGLSGYRVLQALRAQGITTPVLMVSAKDGEVDQADGLDLGADGYLVKPFSFVVLVAQIRAVLRRASSEGTRGPLRIGGLVVDRATREVHWHDDPVALSPREFSLLEVLVGRAGTVVTKDELLRAVWGDEQAATRNVVEVYVGYVRRKLDAVGAGALVRTVRGHGYLASDAALDEVLPG, from the coding sequence GTGAACCCTCGGATCCTCGTGGTGGATGACGAGCCCGGTGTGCGCAAGGCGCTGCACCGCGGGCTGCGCGCGGAGGGCATGGACGTCGTCACCGCTACCGACGGCCCGAGCGGCCTGCGCCTCGCGCAGACCGGGTCGTTCGACGTGCTGTTGCTGGACATCATGCTCCCCGGCCTGTCCGGGTACCGGGTGCTGCAGGCGCTGCGCGCGCAGGGCATCACGACGCCGGTGCTGATGGTGTCGGCCAAGGACGGCGAGGTCGACCAGGCTGACGGGCTCGACCTGGGCGCCGACGGCTACCTGGTCAAGCCGTTCTCGTTCGTCGTGCTGGTCGCGCAGATCCGCGCGGTGCTGCGGCGCGCCTCCAGCGAGGGGACGCGCGGGCCGCTGCGCATCGGGGGTCTGGTCGTCGACCGCGCCACCCGCGAGGTGCACTGGCACGACGACCCGGTCGCGCTGAGCCCGCGCGAGTTCAGCCTGCTGGAGGTGCTGGTCGGGCGGGCCGGGACGGTCGTCACCAAGGACGAGCTGCTGCGTGCCGTCTGGGGTGATGAGCAGGCCGCGACCCGCAACGTCGTCGAGGTCTACGTCGGGTACGTGCGCCGCAAGCTCGACGCGGTCGGGGCGGGTGCGCTGGTGCGGACCGTCCGCGGCCACGGCTACCTGGCCTCCGACGCCGCGCTGGACGAGGTCCTGCCCGGGTGA
- a CDS encoding LolA family protein has protein sequence MQPKTKAITAAVTGSALGAAGLAWLAMPAAAGEAPELPAISAEELVQSVATTKTPALAGTVEVDNNLGLPVSTLPGGMSLDIDAARVYNDGAGNSKLAIEQGASEHTIVRNGATVWTYNSASNEATKVTVPPEALRKPEEYQLSDPATATTQVLAKVRASSTVTVEGTARVAGRAAYELVLTPKPTERTLLREVRVAVDAEKRVPLRLAVTTYGTSDPAFQVAFSDIAFAPQPASEFQFTPPQGAKVTEEQAPAEHPDQRAVEDAVQVSGDGWDSVLTGSFPAEALAPQQGERGQNVDPKALLAQFGKPVSGAFGTGYVITTKVGTALVTDDGRFAVGAVPEQVLIEALGAK, from the coding sequence ATGCAGCCGAAGACGAAGGCCATCACCGCCGCGGTCACCGGGTCCGCGCTCGGCGCCGCCGGGCTCGCCTGGCTCGCGATGCCCGCGGCCGCGGGCGAGGCGCCCGAGCTGCCGGCGATCAGCGCCGAGGAGCTGGTGCAGTCGGTGGCCACCACCAAGACGCCGGCGCTGGCGGGCACGGTCGAGGTGGACAACAACCTGGGCCTGCCGGTCTCGACCCTGCCGGGGGGCATGAGCCTGGACATCGACGCGGCCCGCGTCTACAACGACGGCGCGGGCAACAGCAAGCTCGCGATCGAGCAGGGCGCGAGCGAGCACACCATCGTCCGCAACGGGGCGACCGTGTGGACGTACAACTCGGCGTCGAACGAGGCCACGAAGGTCACCGTGCCGCCGGAGGCGCTGCGGAAGCCGGAGGAGTACCAGCTCAGCGACCCGGCGACGGCGACGACGCAGGTGCTCGCGAAGGTCCGCGCGAGCAGCACGGTGACGGTCGAGGGCACGGCCCGCGTCGCCGGCCGCGCGGCATACGAGCTGGTGCTGACGCCGAAGCCGACCGAGCGCACGCTGCTGCGCGAGGTGCGCGTCGCGGTCGACGCCGAGAAGCGGGTGCCGCTGCGCCTGGCCGTGACGACCTACGGCACGTCGGACCCGGCGTTCCAGGTGGCGTTCAGCGACATCGCGTTCGCGCCGCAGCCGGCGAGCGAGTTCCAGTTCACCCCGCCGCAAGGCGCGAAGGTGACCGAGGAGCAGGCGCCGGCCGAGCACCCGGACCAGCGGGCCGTCGAGGACGCGGTGCAGGTCAGCGGGGACGGCTGGGACAGCGTCCTGACCGGCTCGTTCCCGGCCGAGGCGCTGGCGCCGCAGCAGGGCGAGCGCGGGCAGAACGTCGACCCGAAGGCCCTGCTGGCGCAGTTCGGCAAGCCGGTCAGCGGCGCGTTCGGCACCGGCTACGTGATCACCACGAAGGTCGGCACCGCGCTGGTCACCGACGACGGCCGCTTCGCCGTCGGCGCGGTGCCGGAGCAGGTGCTGATCGAGGCTCTGGGAGCGAAATGA
- a CDS encoding ABC transporter ATP-binding protein, protein MTETLPVGASVEAPTAGPALAARTRGLRKVYRTAVAVDQVDLDVPEGAVLGMLGPNGSGKTTTIRMLLGLVRPTEGEVELLGHRMPDGAPRALPEVGALVEGPGFHPFLSGRENLRRVAAAEPRLSSAAIPRAVDDALERVGLGHAAHRRYRGYSLGMKQRLGLASALLVPRRMVVLDEPTNGLDPAGTREIRNIIGELHAEGVTVLVSSHLLAEVEATCTHVAVLHDGTVVAQGELDELLESGTPSLVVSTPDGDGALTALRDNRIPGRLTPEGVRADLTAATAPQVIETLVRAGVPVHEAKRARTGLEDLFARLTQRDSETGGLPDVDEGTS, encoded by the coding sequence ATGACGGAGACACTGCCGGTGGGCGCTTCGGTCGAAGCGCCCACCGCGGGTCCGGCACTCGCCGCGCGGACCAGGGGGTTGCGCAAGGTGTACCGGACCGCGGTCGCGGTGGACCAGGTCGATCTGGACGTGCCGGAGGGCGCGGTGCTGGGCATGCTCGGGCCGAACGGCTCGGGCAAGACCACCACGATCCGGATGCTGCTCGGCCTGGTCCGCCCGACCGAGGGCGAGGTGGAGCTGCTCGGGCACCGGATGCCCGACGGCGCGCCACGGGCGCTGCCCGAGGTGGGCGCGCTGGTCGAGGGGCCAGGCTTCCACCCGTTCCTGTCCGGGCGGGAGAACCTGCGCCGCGTCGCGGCCGCCGAGCCGCGGCTGTCGTCGGCGGCGATCCCCCGCGCGGTCGACGACGCGCTGGAGCGGGTCGGGCTCGGGCACGCGGCGCACCGGCGCTACCGGGGGTACTCGCTGGGCATGAAGCAGCGGCTGGGGCTCGCCTCGGCGCTGCTCGTGCCGCGGCGGATGGTCGTGCTGGACGAGCCGACGAACGGGCTGGACCCGGCGGGCACGCGGGAGATCCGCAACATCATCGGCGAACTGCACGCCGAGGGTGTCACCGTGCTGGTGTCGTCGCACCTGCTCGCCGAGGTCGAGGCGACCTGCACGCACGTCGCCGTCCTGCACGACGGCACGGTGGTCGCGCAGGGCGAGCTGGACGAGCTGCTGGAGTCCGGCACGCCGTCGCTGGTGGTGTCCACTCCGGACGGTGACGGGGCGCTCACCGCGCTGCGCGACAACCGCATCCCCGGCCGGCTCACACCGGAGGGCGTGCGAGCCGACCTGACCGCGGCGACCGCGCCGCAGGTGATCGAGACGCTGGTGCGGGCCGGGGTGCCCGTGCACGAGGCGAAGCGGGCCCGCACCGGGCTGGAGGACCTGTTCGCGCGGCTGACGCAACGGGATTCCGAAACCGGTGGCCTGCCGGATGTGGACGAGGGGACGTCATGA
- a CDS encoding ABC transporter permease subunit: MTATLDAAPVERWSVPFHRLYRAELRWIFRRPRTLIVLGLLALIPVIVGIGLTIAGDSGAGPGGGDGDNALLASAAGNALVLPLATLGLTLNLLLPLVTAMSAGDALAGESAVGTLRGLLLAPVSRGRLLLMKALGVATFTLAAALLMAVVATVTGLVINGTGSLFTLSGNTLSFVDALGRVALAAAWVTLQLWAVGAIALAISACTEHPMVVVVSMLAGVVVSTVLLLLSAVDWLHPFLLPQSWTAIADILRDPIPADQLGEGAIRAACYVVIGLSLAYARLSTKDG; the protein is encoded by the coding sequence ATGACGGCAACACTGGACGCGGCGCCGGTGGAACGGTGGAGTGTGCCGTTCCACCGGCTCTACCGCGCCGAGCTGCGGTGGATCTTCCGCCGCCCGCGCACGCTGATCGTGCTGGGCCTGCTCGCGCTGATCCCGGTGATCGTCGGGATCGGGCTGACGATCGCGGGGGACAGCGGCGCCGGACCGGGCGGCGGTGACGGCGACAACGCGCTGCTGGCGTCGGCGGCCGGGAACGCGCTGGTCCTGCCGCTGGCCACGCTCGGGCTGACGCTGAACCTTTTGCTGCCACTGGTCACCGCGATGTCGGCAGGCGACGCGCTCGCCGGCGAATCGGCCGTGGGCACGCTGCGCGGGCTGCTGCTCGCGCCCGTTAGCCGGGGCAGGCTGCTGCTGATGAAGGCGCTCGGGGTGGCGACGTTCACGCTCGCCGCGGCGCTGCTGATGGCCGTGGTCGCGACGGTGACCGGGCTGGTGATCAACGGGACCGGCTCGCTGTTCACGCTGTCCGGCAACACGCTGTCCTTTGTGGACGCGCTTGGCCGGGTCGCGCTGGCGGCGGCGTGGGTGACGCTGCAGCTGTGGGCGGTCGGGGCGATCGCGCTGGCGATCTCGGCGTGCACCGAGCACCCGATGGTCGTGGTGGTGTCGATGCTGGCCGGCGTCGTGGTGTCGACGGTCCTGCTCCTGCTGTCGGCGGTGGACTGGCTGCACCCGTTCCTGCTGCCGCAGTCCTGGACCGCGATCGCCGACATCCTGCGCGACCCGATCCCGGCCGACCAGCTCGGCGAGGGCGCGATCCGCGCCGCATGCTACGTCGTGATCGGGCTGTCCCTCGCCTACGCGCGGCTGTCCACGAAGGACGGTTAA
- a CDS encoding ABC transporter ATP-binding protein: protein MALTVSGLTVRYGSFTAVSGVDLEIADGEVLVLLGPSGSGKSTLLRAITGLEPITAGSVRWDGADLARVPVHKRGFGLVFQDGQLFPHRDVAGNIAFGPRMHGMAPAERAERVSRLLDLVGLTGYQKRRVTELSGGEAQRVALARALAPEPRLLLLDEPLSGLDAGLREQLAVDLAEMLRSAKITALLVTHDQEEAFTLADRVAVLQAGKIRQAGAVREVWRRPADENVARFLGVTTIVDGEAADGIVRCPFGEVAIPEAADGPVRLGLRPAGLRLASVGITGEVLTKVHRRDNVRLSVRTSAGTVDAVAAVSADVNPGDEISIAPDPDGVALIG from the coding sequence ATGGCGTTGACCGTGTCCGGCCTGACCGTGCGGTACGGCTCGTTCACCGCCGTCTCCGGCGTGGACCTGGAGATCGCCGACGGCGAGGTGCTGGTGCTGCTCGGCCCGTCCGGCTCCGGGAAGTCGACGCTCCTGCGCGCGATCACCGGTCTGGAGCCGATCACCGCGGGCAGTGTGCGCTGGGACGGCGCCGACCTGGCGCGCGTGCCGGTGCACAAGCGCGGGTTCGGGCTGGTGTTCCAGGACGGCCAGCTGTTCCCGCACCGGGACGTGGCCGGGAACATCGCGTTCGGGCCGCGGATGCACGGGATGGCGCCGGCCGAGCGCGCGGAACGCGTGAGCCGGCTGCTCGACCTCGTGGGCCTGACCGGCTACCAGAAGCGGCGGGTGACCGAGCTGTCCGGTGGCGAGGCGCAACGGGTCGCGCTGGCCCGCGCGCTCGCGCCGGAGCCCCGCCTGCTGTTGCTCGACGAGCCGCTGTCCGGTTTGGATGCCGGGCTGCGTGAGCAGCTGGCCGTCGACCTGGCCGAAATGCTGCGCAGCGCGAAGATCACCGCGCTGCTCGTCACGCACGACCAGGAGGAGGCGTTCACGCTCGCCGACCGCGTCGCCGTGCTGCAGGCCGGGAAGATCCGCCAGGCCGGTGCCGTGCGCGAGGTGTGGCGGCGGCCCGCGGACGAGAACGTGGCGCGATTCCTCGGCGTCACCACGATCGTCGACGGCGAGGCGGCGGACGGGATCGTGCGCTGCCCGTTCGGCGAGGTCGCCATCCCGGAGGCCGCGGACGGGCCGGTGCGGCTCGGCCTGCGTCCCGCCGGGCTGCGGCTCGCGAGCGTCGGGATCACCGGCGAGGTGCTGACCAAGGTGCACCGCCGCGACAACGTCCGCCTGTCCGTGCGCACGAGCGCGGGCACGGTGGACGCGGTCGCGGCGGTGTCCGCCGACGTCAACCCCGGTGACGAGATCAGCATCGCTCCGGACCCCGACGGCGTGGCCCTGATCGGTTAA
- a CDS encoding ABC transporter permease, whose translation MSRAGLGLAALAVLPLGFLVVFFAWPVVAILRLGFADGEVLAALAEGETWRLAWFTVAQAAGSTLIAVVAGLPVAFLLARVRLPGVAVVRTLVLVPFVLPTVVVGLAFRALWPDGGWLSIVLANAFFNVAVVGRTVAGLWALLDSRAEDAARALGASRWRAFRSVTLPALMPAITSAAAVVFLFCATSFGVVLILGGARYRTLETEIYLRTENLLDLTGAAALSLVQIAAVLGALLLGAAARRRRESALRLRSRRETARRPVGGEWAVVGAAVVVLGLLLTPIVALLLRSVSTVDGWSLAGYRALSGTGNDGTLQVSGWDAALNSLRTATDATVLAMVIGVSASVLLVALRRSPGRLARGVGESMDAALMLPLGVSAVTVGFGYLITLDALPGDLRRSPLLVPLAQALVVIPLVIRTVLPVVRSIDDRLRQAAATLGASPARVWREIDVPLASRAVVAAAGFGYVVALGEFGATSFLARPQTPTLPVAIAALIARPGQLNNQMAYAACALLMLVTAAAVIVIDRLASGRVGEF comes from the coding sequence GTGAGCCGTGCCGGGCTCGGGCTGGCGGCACTGGCCGTGCTGCCGCTCGGGTTCCTGGTCGTCTTCTTCGCCTGGCCGGTCGTCGCGATCCTGCGGCTGGGCTTCGCCGACGGCGAGGTGCTCGCCGCGCTGGCCGAGGGCGAGACGTGGCGTCTGGCGTGGTTCACGGTCGCGCAGGCCGCCGGTTCGACCCTGATCGCGGTGGTCGCCGGGTTGCCGGTCGCGTTCCTGCTGGCGCGAGTGCGGCTGCCCGGGGTGGCGGTCGTGCGGACGCTGGTGCTCGTCCCGTTCGTGCTGCCCACCGTGGTGGTGGGCCTGGCGTTCCGGGCGCTGTGGCCGGACGGCGGCTGGCTGTCCATCGTGCTGGCCAACGCGTTCTTCAACGTCGCCGTCGTCGGCCGCACGGTCGCCGGGCTGTGGGCGTTGCTGGACTCGCGGGCCGAGGACGCCGCCCGCGCGCTGGGCGCCTCCCGCTGGCGCGCGTTCCGCTCGGTGACGCTGCCCGCGCTGATGCCGGCGATCACGTCCGCGGCCGCCGTCGTGTTCCTGTTCTGCGCCACCAGTTTCGGCGTGGTGCTGATCCTCGGCGGCGCGCGGTACCGGACGCTGGAGACCGAGATCTACCTGCGCACCGAGAACCTGCTCGACCTGACCGGCGCGGCGGCGCTGTCGCTGGTGCAGATCGCCGCCGTCCTGGGTGCGCTGCTGCTCGGCGCGGCCGCCCGCCGCCGCCGGGAGAGCGCGCTGCGGCTGCGGTCGCGGCGGGAGACCGCGCGCCGCCCGGTCGGCGGGGAGTGGGCCGTGGTCGGCGCCGCGGTGGTCGTGCTCGGCCTGCTGCTGACCCCGATCGTCGCGTTGCTGCTGCGCTCGGTGTCCACCGTGGACGGCTGGAGCCTGGCCGGCTACCGGGCGCTGTCCGGCACCGGGAACGACGGCACGCTCCAGGTCTCCGGCTGGGACGCGGCGCTGAACTCGCTGCGCACCGCGACCGACGCGACGGTGCTGGCGATGGTCATCGGCGTGTCGGCGTCGGTCCTGCTGGTCGCGCTGCGCCGGTCGCCGGGACGGCTGGCGCGCGGGGTCGGCGAGTCGATGGACGCCGCGCTGATGCTGCCGCTCGGCGTGTCCGCGGTGACCGTCGGGTTCGGCTACCTCATCACGCTCGACGCGCTGCCCGGCGACCTGCGCCGGTCGCCGCTGCTGGTGCCGCTCGCGCAGGCGCTGGTGGTGATCCCGCTGGTGATCCGCACGGTGCTGCCCGTGGTGCGGTCGATCGACGACCGCCTGCGCCAGGCCGCGGCCACCCTCGGCGCGAGCCCGGCGCGGGTGTGGCGCGAGATCGACGTGCCGCTGGCCTCCCGCGCCGTCGTCGCCGCGGCCGGTTTCGGCTACGTCGTCGCGCTCGGCGAGTTCGGCGCGACGAGCTTCCTGGCGCGCCCGCAGACGCCGACGCTGCCGGTCGCGATCGCGGCGCTGATCGCGCGGCCGGGACAGCTCAACAACCAGATGGCGTACGCGGCGTGCGCGCTGCTCATGCTGGTCACCGCCGCCGCGGTGATCGTGATCGACCGGCTCGCGTCCGGCCGGGTGGGGGAGTTCTAG